The following DNA comes from Hordeum vulgare subsp. vulgare chromosome 3H, MorexV3_pseudomolecules_assembly, whole genome shotgun sequence.
ATTAATTTATATAGTTTAATTAGCTTTAAAGAATTATAATATGTTTATATCCTTGGAAACCTTTCTATTTCTACAAAGAATCGTTAGTTTGGTCAGTGAAATCTTCTGCTGTAAAATGACATATATATTAGAAAACTTTGTCTCATAGCAAACCAGCGCTTTATAGATGTGTCTGCGCCTCTGCGGTACGTGATACAATATATACATATTTTTGTACGCAGTTCTTACATGTGCTCACACTTCATCACATTATAATATAGTGACTTTTGAGAAAATTTGAAATGTACAAGCACTTGATCAGACCAAATGGGTTTAGATATAGGACATCCAGCATTTAGGAAATTAAATTGCGCAACCAACTACCagtaccctctctctctctctctctctctctcttcacttTCTATTTTCTTAGTTCTTAAAAATCCTGGAtgttgttaggaaagcaacttgtctatattgaaggcccaagggcatatatatattacacataactagaggtgcaaggaaagtaaacatagactaataaaaactcctagactaatactaatactaataaggactcctagactaatactaatactaataaggactcctagactaatactaatactttctaacacccccctcaaatgcaaagcgtatgcaatagcattggatttgaagaagtgtaatactaaaaaaaatgataatccaaatccgcgtcttgagagtgtcgtcgtagcatgaagagtcttcaaaacttgtcgagtcgctgaaggagataacgaagagatgacacatcagaggtagacaccgcatcacatgaagatacaacaaaagtatcaggagaagatgggttgtcaaaagaagatggcacatcgagaggaataaagcattgtgcagaaaatcatagtccacgacaaccgtcaGCGAAggaagctcggcggataaggcatgatggacgtagatcgacaatgcaaaagaagtccagaaaatcctatagaaaacaacaagggcaaataggccacaaaagttgcatagaaaggatcatgACCGGAGAAAGGCTCACGGACTAagttatggtggactcgcatggcatgagaaaacacaaaatatcaacggatttggtggacgcagcgaAAAATAAAGAGAACTAAAAAAACTAGGAACAACTGGGACATAAGCAACACGTAGTAGCAGGAAACATCAGCACGTATAGGAGGAAGCAGCTAGGAGCAACACGTATAGGAGGAAGCAGCTAGCAGCAACACGTAGCAGcagaaagttttttttttttttttttaggaaTCAGCAGTAGCAAGCCGGATCCAATCGAGATCAGGACGGGATTGGGGCGGCGGCTGCCGGTTGCTGCAACAGGAGGCAGATCCGAGTCGGATCGCGAGAAGTAGCCGAGCCTCGATCTGGTGCGGTGGCTGCAGGGAAAACAGCTCCTCCCGATGGGACCCTGGAGCTGCTTCGATCCAGTCCAGGGGAGACAGCTCCTCCCGATGAGACCCTCGAGCCCCTGTCCAGCGACTGGATCGGGAGGAAATCGATTTGGCGGACGGGAAGCAGCCACCTCGATCTGGCTGTGGGGAGGAAACCGCCTCGATCTTGGTCGGGAGGGAGCCGCTCGAGGCATGGGAGGGAACCGCCTCGATCGGCCTCGATCTGGCGAGCGACGGGAGAAACGCGGAGGGAGCCGCTCGAGGCACGGGAGGGAACCGCCTCGATCTGGCGAGCGACGGGAGAAAACAACGGCGCTCGGGATCTCGTCGAGAGTAGAAGGAGATCGGCAGCAGCTACTAGACGAACAGCGGCTGCGTGGAGAAGATcggagcacgagttgcgcgtgcgaaaaAAAAACCTAagactctaataccatgttaggagagCAACTTGtctatattgaaggcccaagggtcatatatatattacacatgacttgaggtgcaaggaaagtaaacatagactaataaggactcctagactaatactaatactaataaggactcctagactaatactaatacttcctaacagatGTAAGTCAAGCTATTATCATGTACACATACAAAAATTCATCCATAAATATGACTATTTGTGATCTAAACATAGCAGAGTACGCACAAAAAATATTGTAGTGGAAACTACTTCAGCAAAATCAGCTTTCACATTCTAACTTTGGCAGCCTCAACTAAAAAAAACTTTGTTGGCCTCTCTTATCATCTTATGTTCTCATAAATGATTAAATTACCAGAAGATCATTAGTGCATATGTAGACAATGTATATTTCACTGATCAATTAAATCTTCTACAACCTAAATTAATGATTCCACTATCATTGACAAACTATTATATAAAAATGCTACACTAGTTAAATTCAGTAACATCATTGACTTGGGCTGGAGTTAATGTGGAACGAACCTCTTTTGCAAGATTATGAATTTTCTTATCATCAAAGATTTTACTTCCCACCTTTTGCGCAAAGAGATTCCACGCGGCTTGTTTACTCAAGCACTTCATTTGGATGGTATCCTTAGGGCAGCAACATCCCATCTTGCTACACACATACATGCTTCTAGTTGTGAACACAACTTTGCGCCGGTGTGGCTGTACTACATCAAGCGAGGGGATGCCTAGTTCGTCCAGATTAAGATCCTCCCATAGATCATCCACCAACAATAAGAAGCTCTTATCTCTGAGGTGGTTATGAATGATATTTGCTTGGGAGATTTGGTTGCCTATCTGAGGTATTGCTATACTAATGGCGATAGCTTTTTGCAGATCAGCAACTGTAGAGCATCCCTTGCCAGCTTGAACAAACAGTACTTCGGCGAAATCATCATGATACTTCGAACGAGAATCACTTACCAGATTGATAAGGGTTGTCTTGCCCACGCCTCCCATGCCCCAAATCCCAAGCAATACAGACTGTGCATTATTGTCCTTAATGAAATCAAGCACCTTATTATACGAGCCCTCCATCCCGGGCAATGGAGCTTGCAGCTCTTGTGGCTGGACATGGCGGACAGGACGTGGGCTTGCCTTTACCTCTGGCATCAATTTGTCGCCTTGGATGATGAGTTCATTTGCTTTGTTGAGCTCCCTGTGGGCTTCCCTACCGATGTAGCACCTCTTAAAATAAGATAGGCTGTACTTGTCAAGCCTAATCTTGATCTCTTCCTCTTTGTTTTGCAATTCGTCCACGCCCTGGAGCCATCTGATGCGCTCTTCAGAAGATGGCAAGGGATCCTGGGAGCGGAGGTCGATTTGCATCGCGGTCAGCATGTTCACCTTTCTTCCAAGATCCTCCACATGGAGCTGAACGCCGAAGGAGTATCCAAGATAAACTGCTATGGGATTCCACCACTTGATAGCCACGAGAACCGAAGCACAGATAGCAGCAATGCTGATCCATGTTGCTGCGTCAAGCTCCATCTTCTGCAAACTTACTCCTTACTCTCCTCTAAATTCTgttaatcaaatttaaatataGGGCCCTGCAAACAGTAGACTATGCACTTAAAGGAGAGTTTATACATCTATTGCTACTTCCAATTGTTGCATTCTTCTTGTTAGTAGCGGCTTGGCACCACTGTATTAGAAAAAGCACAGCTTGATACCAGTTTGGGTTTTAGCCCGGTGGTTAGGTTGTGACGGACAAACCGAGGCTTTCGCTGCATAATTAATTATTCCAGGGAAAATGAATGTTGCACCTTCTGTAGCAATAAATGAACAACAAATTATTTTTCAGCATCTCAAATAGACATACAATAATTACAAACACAAAATACAATTCGTCCTGACAGCTTCTTCATGGCTTAGGCTAAGCTACTTAATGGCCCAGCATATATTTGGGCGGCACATTGGTTTTGTCGACCAGGCCTCAGAGTTGGTTTTAAAAAATTGGTTTCAGAAAATATTTTGGCCATATTCAGCGATTTTGGTTTATTACAGATGGATTACAGTCTGTTCCCAGCCGAATCTGGCCTAACCAAACAATGCCTCCTACAGGCGTTATTTAGGCCTTGTTTCCCTCTTTTGTTTAGCTCGCCGGCCGGTCATAGGTCAGTGTCATGCCAggctttctttctttcttgatAGCATTTTTTATTTTTACAGCATGCATGGCTGGCTTCATTAATCTAGAGCCTGGCTTAATGCCATATTCCGGCCATCCGAATGCAAAGGGCACGATCGAGACCTGGTCGTACATTGTACAGAACAAATCATGCAGCAGGAGCAGTTGGTAACATATTCAAGTAAACCAGCCATAACACAAAAGCCACCAAGCATATCACCTTTCTCTTGTGAGAAAATAAGCAAGTCACCATAGACATTAGAGTTTCAAGAACTAGGTTGGATACATAGATCTCATCTTCTCCCAAGAACGTTCCTGATGCACGTAAGTATTACCTGCCTTCCTTCTTGCATATACGTCTCTTTAGTTGTCCCTTTTTTCTCGCAAAATTCCCACGCCTCCTCTGTCCAAGCTTGCCAATCTGCTTATTTGATTGCAGAATGCTTTGTTCGGCGCTTTGGCCTATGCCAATGTATGAACGCTCTGAGCATCAAGCAGTTTGAAGAAGATGAAGCCCTTTGAAGTCGACGAGGCGCGAATGTtgagaggagagagaagagaatCAAGCAGTTTGAAGAAGATGAACCCAGCAGTGTGGGTCATCATTTTCGTTCTTACTCTCATACTCATCAACAGCATGTATGGGACGACTACAGGAATGGTTTACCTAGTAGGATGGAGCATAATTTTCGTTTCTGTTGTTATGCTTATCATCCGGATGTATGGGATGATTCCAGAAGTAGCACGGGACGTCCTTGCGAATACGTTCGGCTCCATTTTTGGCATTTACGGTCATACTCTTGTTGTTATATTCTATTATCGCTACGTGGTGGAGGATCTTGCTGTTGCAGTCGCGAAGCTATGTCTGATGCAAATGGCCATTCGTCATCTGGATCTACTCCCTTGTTCTGAACAATGCATTTATTGGCTGAAGAGTGTGGACGAGTTGCAACACAATGAGGGAGACATTGGGGTTGCGTATGCTCTGTGTGACTTGAATTACTTAGGCAAGAAAGCACGGCAGCTGCTCAACAAGGCCAATAGTCTCCTCATTCAAGGAGACAGCTTACTGCACCCGGAAGATAATTTGCAGGGAACAATGAACTTCTACATGAAGAAGGTGATTGGTTTCATTAAGAATAcaggtgacgactctgacggattgCTGGGGATTTGGGGCATGGGTGGTGTGGGAAAATCATCCCTTCTCAAGCTCATTAGTGATTCTCGTTCAGAGGATGATCACCATTCCTTAGAAGTTATGTTTGTTCATGCTGGCATTGGATGTACCGTTAGTCAGGTGCAAGAAGCTATTGCCACTAGTATGGGACTATCTATAACGCACAATGAGACTTCCCAAGCAAATATCATCCGTGACCACCTCACTGATACAAGCTTCTTATTGCTGTTGGATGAACTGTGGGAGTATCTTGATTTGGGAGTTGTGGGCATCCCCTTTCCACTGGGGAGGGTTGTGGTCTCCCTCCCGAGTGGTTCGGCACACAAAAAATGGCGTAAAGTTGTGTTAACAACACGGAACATGTACTTGTGTCACAAGATGAAATGTCGCCGTGAAAATATCATTCGAATGGAGTGCTTCAACGAAGAAAAGGCTTGGGAACTCTACCGTGAAGGTTGGCCTGCAATCATCAATAGGGATGATGAGATTGATATTTTGTTGCCACAAAAGGAAAATCTATCTCCCCGGAGCGATGCAAAGAGACAGGTGTTGCAGCTGCAACGGCGCACCATCTTCCCTGACCAGCCACAGTACCTAGAAGATGACGAGTTGCCTGAAATAAACTGCTCTGAGAAGGTGGGATGTTTCATTGAGGCCAACGACACCCAGtccctattgatggggatttgggGCATGCGAGGGGTGGGCAAGACAACTCTGCTCAGGCTCGTGCGTGATTCTTACACAGGTAAAAGTGGCTTCGACCACATTATGTTTGTTGGGGCTGGAACCGGATCTGTGTTGAACAATGTGCAACATGCTATCGCCATCAATCTAGGCTTTGATTTGGCCATGATGTCATCACTAGATGAGTTGTCCCGAGCCACACATATCTTCAAGTATCTTCAGTACAAGAGCTTCTTGTTATTATTGGATGACATAAGAGAGCCCCTTAATTGGTGGGCTGTTGGTGTGCCAATATTATCGCATAGGCGGCAGAAGATTATCTTCGCGACAAGGAGTCAGGCTGCATGTGCCCTTATGGGATGTCATGCCACCAACATCATCCAGATGCATTGTTTGCAAAAAGAGGATGCATGGAGCATCTTCAAAGACAAGGTTGGGATTGGAATCATCGACGATCATCCTCAAGTTCATCATATTGCAAAGAAGGTATGCTGATCAAATACTTGTGTATTTTGTTTAGGTCTGGCTATTTAGTTTTTTACATTCTAGAAAATACCACTTTTGTTGCAACAATTGCTCCAGGACTTACTTGCAACTTGGGTTGTGTATCATAAGCAGATGGTTGCACAGTGCGGAGGCTTGCCCCTAGCCTTATGCACGCTTGGTCGAGCCATGTCGAATAAGAGAGACCTGAGGGAATGGAGAAGCGCTTGCAGTCAGCTCACGGCTATTAGCTTGGAGCCATGTGAAATCGACGACAAGATAAGCACAATAATCGCCGACCCTCCGTATAGATGGAGAGGCGACACCATCCTCCCAATTAAGCCTTTTCTAAGAAAAATCCTCCCAATTAAGCAGATCAAAGCCAAGACTGCTGTTGGACAGGAAGATGCAGAACTGCCAGCTGAACGGATCTAACTCAAGACCGCTGTTGGACAGAAAGATCTAACACTGCAAGCTAAAAGGCTCCGATTTCGAAAGGAACACTCGGCCGGGTTCGAATTGTGATCGTGTAGCCTAACATCGCAGCTGCCAAGCAGGAGAGTTGGTGTCCTGCTTTGTACATCCCTTGCATTGGTCTTCCACGAACTCAGTTGAATTCAGCATCGCCTTGAGGAGTTGAGGTATTGCCCGGCTGATCCTCTGTTTTGGGAGTATGTTCTTGATCTGCATGTTATGTTGTACACTGTTCGTTTCcttgacaatcaatatatcaaaATGTCTCTGGTTTTTCATTTAAAAGGAGAATATATTATCCATCTGTCTGAAGTTTGGTTCAGTAATCCACAGATTAGTGTATGATTCAAAAATAGATGACACCTGGTTTGCCCCAATTAGATTATTGCACCTTTCCTATGTAAGTTACTTACAGCTATGCTGGCTCAAGATTTGATCAAAATCATTCACATGTTACTATCACTGAACCTTCTTTGACGGCCATAACACCCAACCATTCACGATAGAGCTCTATTTAGATGGTGGTAATTTTATTCCTTGCAAGTAGAGACGTAAAATACATACTCTCCCAGATCCGAATTCATTGACGCGACCTCTGTACAATACATCTATCGATCAGATGCAGTTGAAACTGCAGCATAAGAATAATCAACATTAACGGTGTTGCCATCTTTGGAACGGTGTTCTCTCCAGCTGATCTTCCACATCTGGAGTAAGCTTATTCTGCAGAAACGAAAAAAAAAAGATTAGTCGCACTCATACAGAGATGCAAGGCTTTCTTttcttttagaaaaggaggcgtagctccggcctctgcatcgagggaTGCATGCGGTCATATATTGAAAACGATCTCAAGTCATCGAATAGTATAAAATATTTGaaacgaaaaaagaaaaagaaaaagatacacGGCATCTAAAGCGTCACAACCAGGGATGCACATAGGCCTAGATGACTAACCACCTATCTATTAATATGACGCCAtcgaaaccggttgaagatagcctttcatcggacacacccagtaaccataggctccctggctttcacatgagtgagtaatgaccatgtGCGGATCAAGGCAATAGCCCTGAAAATGACCTGCAAAAAGTgaatatgttgatgtttgttaaataCCAAGTCATTTTTACAATTCCATGTAGCCCATAAAAGTGCACAGGTTCTTACTCGGATAAGTTTAGCAGTTTTAACATCAACCCCCTTTAACCACATCCCAAATAATGTGTTTAAACTATTAGGTGGCTTGATGTTGAAAACAATAAGAAGCGATCCTCATAAaagtttagccataggacaatcAAGAAAGAGGTGCTTAATCGTTTCATTGTTCTGACAGAAgctgcatctattacctttccAGTTATGTTTTGCCAAATTATCCTTTGTTAGAATAACccccttgtgaacaaaccacatgaagatcttAATTTTAAGTGGAACTTTGACCTTCCAAATACTAGTAACAGTGCACGTGCAACACACGTGTAATCAAATAAATTTCCTCATTCATTAGGTTGTCAACCAGTTAATATGGGATGGAAACAATGGATATCTAGCATACACAAGTAATGAGCTACCCTAGAAATTAGAAACTTAAGCCTAATGAAAATAAGCCTAAAAAGATGCATTGTATTAACATGAGGGACCCCTATGAAGGCCAGAACGGTCAGTGCAGCAGGAAAATTTTGAGTTTTTTGAAGCAGCATgggggaaccttggggtctcatGGGGATCACCGATTCCATTATAGTGGGTGTCGAGAACGATGGAGATGGGGGCGACAAAGATGTAAGATATCTGAATTTAAGTACAATTACTTCTCCCTTATATCTTCTGCAACAACATGCATCATGTAGTCTGAAAATTACTGCATTTATCTTTCGATGAGGTGAACTAAAAAAACCATCTCCCACGTATTACAGTTGAGAATGCAAATGGCTCCTTGAAAATTCGTTGAACTAAAAAAATACTGATTGAATAGAGGAAGCATCAGTCTAGTATCATGGATCCGTGCTGAACATACTGTTGCTCCCGTTCCTACGTTGGCCGGGGTTTCGTCCTCGTCTTGGCCTAGTGCGACTGTTGGGCAGACACAGAGTGGGAGAGACAACAGGGCGGGCCAGGCAAGCAATGATGAACAATA
Coding sequences within:
- the LOC123442232 gene encoding probable disease resistance protein At5g43740, yielding MYGMIPEVARDVLANTFGSIFGIYGHTLVVIFYYRYVVEDLAVAVAKLCLMQMAIRHLDLLPCSEQCIYWLKSVDELQHNEGDIGVAYALCDLNYLGKKARQLLNKANSLLIQGDSLLHPEDNLQGTMNFYMKKVIGFIKNTGDDSDGLLGIWGMGGVGKSSLLKLISDSRSEDDHHSLEVMFVHAGIGCTVSQVQEAIATSMGLSITHNETSQANIIRDHLTDTSFLLLLDELWEYLDLGVVGIPFPLGRVVVSLPSGSAHKKWRKVVLTTRNMYLCHKMKCRRENIIRMECFNEEKAWELYREGWPAIINRDDEIDILLPQKENLSPRSDAKRQVLQLQRRTIFPDQPQYLEDDELPEINCSEKVGCFIEANDTQSLLMGIWGMRGVGKTTLLRLVRDSYTGKSGFDHIMFVGAGTGSVLNNVQHAIAINLGFDLAMMSSLDELSRATHIFKYLQYKSFLLLLDDIREPLNWWAVGVPILSHRRQKIIFATRSQAACALMGCHATNIIQMHCLQKEDAWSIFKDKVGIGIIDDHPQVHHIAKKMVAQCGGLPLALCTLGRAMSNKRDLREWRSACSQLTAISLEPCEIDDKISTIIADPPYRWRGDTILPIKPFLRKILPIKQIKAKTAVGQEDAELPAERI